The nucleotide window CGCCGTGCTCTGGCTATGTTTGTTCGTAAAACCAAGTGATGTCAGCGAGTAGGATAAGGGGCGGATCTGGCGTGCCCACGAAAGTAACTCTTCAGCGTGTCTGAAAGAATGCAATATGGATGATGAAGTTTCCCAAAGTTGTGATTAAGTAGCGGACAGTGGGGTAAGAATATGCTACAATGGAGATCTGTGGGAGTTAGTATGCATtggctttttttttttgctgaggaAAGGGTCACTTGACACATTTTTAGGCAGTCCGTATGACCAACGTTCGCTTAACTAgcttaagttagctggctaacatgGATAGCTAGTAAAGTTAGCAAGCAATGCCAGGAATGAAAGACGAAGTGGGACAGATATTTTTAGACATCGCTAACTGGCTAATATTAAATTCGAGCCAGGGAACTGACACAAGAAATGCAATGATGGCCCAGTTGAACCAGCCACAACATTTAGCTAGCCTCTTCTTCGTGCCGGCAACCagcatagttagctagctaaccaacactTCTAGCCATTCAGTCAGCAACCACCACAGATTTACTATTTTTGACCGATTGGCAACGGGTAGCCAGCTAGCTATCGGActatggctaacgttagctagctaccgtaGCTATTTAACGCCACGTCGTTAGCCAatcagttaacgttagctagccagataCTGGTATGTTCATATTGTTAGGCTAgcaacgttagccagctagataacgctactagttagctagctaatgacatTACGTTAGCTAACGCCGGTTTGTTTGAACTAGCCAGTAACGTCGTTAGTTAATGACTGGCATGATGACGTTACCACAACTGAAAAGCAAGCCAAAGCTGTCCTTGGACCTGATGTGATGGAAGATTGCCCTGAGTGTTCAAAATAGCTTGTTGAAACGCTTTAGGTAGCTTCACTTTAAAATCCAGATGTCTTGTATacctggctaacgttagttatgTGTCAATAATTTATGAATTAATGCATATTTCATTAACATTTATACTGATTTCTGTGCACCTATAGCTAGCGGTAATATCTGCATCTTGAAAACAAATCATGGTGTCAATGGGGTTTCCAACTTCAACGTCAATTTACCAGCGATCCTATATTTCAGCCTTGCTATGGTTTTACTGCCAGTGTATAAATAACTTTGAAATTGAATCCAGCCCTCCATGGTTTGCAGCCACCCTCCACTCCGCATTTCTACCTGCTAACTTTACTCTCCCCGGCTACCCCTTTTTAAGTTGCATTTGGCTTAATGTTAGAATTTTTCATGCTGTATGAAATGTACAATTGCATTTTAATGACCGATCGTTCTGTTCTGTCTCTTAAATGCAGGAAATGGACAGAAGATTAGAAGGAAAGCTTAGGATCAGCCAGAAAGAGAAGTGAGTAAAGTGCTCAGTTCTGAAACACTGTTGGCCTTCGGGAGACACACTAGGCACTCACTCACACATTACTCATTAATCAAACAAGTCATAgagcaaacatttctaataatGAACAGGACTTTTGGAATATAGTCAATTAATTAATGGCATGTGCATTTCATAACCTCATTACTCAAAACATCTGCCTCCCAGCATTTTTACTAGTTTGTTGTTTTGCTCCCAGAGTGTCCAGTAATAACACTACACAGTCGCCATTGAAGACGGGCATCGTGATCCAGGACGACTCCCCACACGCTGCGCCCCCGCCCCAGATCCGCATTCTGAAGCGGCCCTCCAGTAACGGGTCGTTAGGGTCGCCCCAGGGCCAGAACCGGCCCGCGCCACAGGTCAAGTCCCTGGCCCAGCGGGAGGCGGAGTACGCTGAGGCCAGGAAGAGAATACTGGGCAGTGCCAGCCCTGAAGAGTCGCCTCAGGAAAAGCCCAACACAGACAGGTAAATAAATACCTCACACACCTACACCTGTTACCACTGGACAGTGCTGGGCAATGTTTCATCCACTGCACACCTACTATGTTACAGCTCTTAATCCCAAGTGTACTGTGTGTATACCTGTACATGTTTGGAACAGACACCATAATCTCTATGATTCTGTAAACAAAGTCTGGGAATCTTGTCACAACTTTCTAATGGATCGTTATTGTATCTGCTCAATTTACAATAGTTATTTTGTGCAAATAAAAAAACAGCTTGGAAGCCCAACTATTGACTAAAGCCTATTTTTGTAGTTGACTATATCCGTTCTTGGTCTTCTCCCTACCTCCAGACCAGGGCATACAAATTCTACCACACCTCCAGAGGACCGATCAAACAATCATGCTGTCCGCCAACCAGCAGGCCCCGACGGCACTCAAGGCTTCTGCCAAAACAGATAAGTGGAAGAGGGGCAATCCTGCTattgggagagatggagaggaagatgaAATGTCTGGGCTCCAGGGGGTATCACAGGGTTTTAAAAACCATTTCCTTCTATTCCATGGTATGGGATCAGCTGTGAATCGGAAGGCAAATGTCCTCCCCTCTCATGGCTCCCACTGGTAATGTGTGGGATGGATTAGAGGCTCTGTAGGACGCatgctttctccccctctccatcccacccCCACTGTTTAACACTGTGATAAAGGACATCTTCTGCCTACTGTGATGATCCCTTTAAGTACCCCACCCCACACCCACGTTGTCCAAGGAGTCCTCTCCTTCTCTCGTCATGGGAAACCTATGGGGCTTTTGCTTCTATGCGGCTAATTTGGTCATCAGCCATGGACACTTCCATATGGAAATACTGAGAGCAGAGGATGCTTAAGAGGACAGAAGAGTAGTGAGCAAAGCAAAATGAGGGATGGTAGTACAGTACCTTCAAAAGTATTCATgccacttgacttattccacattttgtattCCATATAATTTTTCCCTCATCTGTTTACTCAtgatacccaataatgacaaagtgaaaacatgttttttcatAAGTATTGAaggaaatatctaatttacatcagtattcacacccctgagtcaatactttgtggaagcacctttggcagcgattacagctgtgtctttttgcataagtctctaaaagctttccGCACCTgggttgtgcaacatttgcccattttattattttcaaaattcttcaatctctgtcattggttgttgatcattgctagacaaccattttcaggtcttgccgtagatttaaattgtaacttggccactcaggagcattcactgtcttcttggtaagcaactccagtgtagatttggccttatattttaggttattgtcctgctgaaaggtgaattaatctcccagtgtctggtggaaagcagacatccaggttttcctctaggattttgcctgtacttagctccattccatacatttttgttgttgttatcctATAAAACTCTCCAGACGTTAACCATTACAAGCATACCATcgtatgatgcagccaccactaactatgcttgaaaatatggggaatgctactcagtaatgtattggatttttccaaacataatactttttattcaggacaaagttaattgtttttttaaaattctgtacaggtttccttttcactctgtcaattaggttagtattgtggagtaactacagtgttgatccatcctcagttttctcctatcacagccattatactCAGTAACGGTTTTgaagtcaccattggcatcatggtgaaattcctgagcggtttccttcctctctggcaactgagttaggaaggctGTCAGTCTTTTTGTAGtggctgggtgtattgatacaccatctgaagtgtaattaacttcaccatgctgaaagggatattcaatgtctgctttttttttacccatctaccaatgggtagcattctttgcaaggcattggaaaaccttggtCTTTGGTtgagtctgtgtttgaaattcactggtcAACTGCGGGGACctcacagataattgtatgtggggtatagagatgaggtagtcattcaaatatcatgttaaacacttattgcacacagtgagtccatgcaacttatgtgagtTGTTTAGCAaatttctactcctgaacttatttaggcttgccttaaaggggttgaatacttattgactgactcaacatttcagcttttcattattacataacataattcctatttgacattatggggtattgtgtgtaggccagtggcaAAActtctaacacaacaaaatgtgggaaaaagtcgAGGGAGGTGAATACTTATTGAAGGCAATATACCTGTTTCCAGCTTCACCCAGCAATAATACTAGAGATACCATTCAATTCCCCCTTACTCCACAGCCCTCATCTCATGTTTTTTGTTGTCAATGTTCCTCTTATATTTTGATTATTGATGATCAAATCTGTACATTGCCATTACTTTTCAATGGAGGGTGATGTGTGGAAGTTGAGTTCTGATAACTTCTGTTTACGGTtgtctttttttaaattgagCTTTTTCTGGCGTCTCTGTCCTGATTTCTATTTAATATATTTAAATAAAACAGTACAACAAGACAAATGGAGATCAAATTGTGGATTTTGTTCCTTTTTTGTTTaatattttctgtatttttgtagGATGAGACGGTAGTGATGTCAGAGCAGTATTTTAATCAAATCCCATTTTAAATCATTCTGTAAATATCGGTTAGTTCAAACTCAACTGTAGAGGTGGTGCTGGCACGacttggggggggggtcatatggGAAATAAATGTACTGCTGTACCCTTTACTGCCCCTCCATGTCAACTGTATGTTCACTTCTTCTAATGTACTTCACTGAAGTAGTAACTCAGGTGCTGATGAGAGACAGTCTTTGACATTTCAATCTTAGGGAGGGATTGAGTGCAAAAAATGTGATGTTCATAATAATACCTGAGTTGGCACCTACTTTCAAAACTGATAATGCTGCACCGATGTGTTCAACAAATGTATGTTTGGAATGAAAGGAATCTGAGTGTCAGTCCAAGTCTGCCAGGTGGTTAGCCTCTGGCCCCTTCAGTATGCCATGGTATTTGAATGGAGGAATATCACTATGCTACCCCAAAGAACCCAGGGGAGTCCAGGGCcctctatagcagccatgttactGCTTCAGATAGAAATGTGCAAAATGGACACTGTGGTAGTCACTTAACTATGAACCATTAATCTGGAGTGTTCGGTTACATTGCTTCCCCACGGACTTAAGTTTTCACCTGATGTCATATTAGTAAGGAGGTTTTGGTTGTGTAAACTGAATATGCTAAAGGATAAACCTGGATACTGTAAGGGATTCCTGAAAGTCTGTCTGCACCAACCCAACTAGCGGGGGAATGCAGAGGATCAACAGGGTTTGTGAAGCTCTGAGTGAGAACACAAAAAGGCCTGTAAATACTGATTGAATAAAAATTATTTGTAAAATAATCCACTGCTTGTCCTTCATATCTCAACATGGCCATGAGACAGTTTAAAGTGATATGGATTTCACCACAGTGATACAAGGATACATTGTATATTTTCATACACATTTGTTGTACCAAGTCCATCGGAGTCCCCTATTGAACAAATCTTTATGGGATCAAATTCCCTCTTTACTAAACATTTCTCACAAATGAATGCAACCTGACGAGGTTATTTAACATTTGACGTTTTATAGTCTAATATTGCTGGCTGCTACCAGTGACACAGTATTGTACTTCACATTGCTGTTGAAAATTACAATGTGTAAAACATACTTTGGAGGTTTGCTCATTGTCCACTCGGGTATCGTGGATTTGGCTCAGATCCCAGGCACTCTTTGGCCGGGGGAATATTATTGTCCAATGGGAGGGAGGCTGATGCTAGCTCAGGCCAATGACTGCATTGGGGCGGGGCTAGTGGTTGGGCTAGGAGGGCGAGTCTGACAGGAGGACGTCTTGGCGCTTGTACTGGTTATTGGACGGTTGCCTCCCTTGTAGCAGACGCAGACAGACCAAGGCATGCGGTACTATCAGCATCTAGAGGAGAGCCAGTGGGACATAGTAACACACAGTCAATCCTAAAATTAGTTTACCTCAAAGGATGCTTTTAACAATATTGGAACATGACCCTAGAGTTGGCTCTGCATACAGTACCTCCAATAGGAAGCAGATGATGAAGATGAGTGTGGCTATACTTTTTTTGTGACTGATTTGCAAGGCACGTTCGTTCAACATTACCAAACCCAACAAATAATGTGATACATgacatggccaaaagttttgataaCTGTAAATCTTTCTTGGACAAggggacttttatcaatatattcacctgtatttaccccccaaaaatgaaatgctaattagctgctcacgtggctatcataaagaactacaaatgccatgacaCTGTCGGattgaggcaaaggtaagaatctctgggtcaactatctaatgttagctaaatgtagtaatgaattcATTGGCTAAATTTCTTTAAATGgaaaattctgtgaactgtcttgtgcaagttttagttgacacaatacctgttagcaaaggtgtcggCTAGAGATGACATggagggatttgtagttttgcataatGTCTACTTTGATACTAATCAGCATTttagaatctgagagtaaatagagctgaatatattgataagtcacaTTGTCCGAGAGGAATTTACATGATTATCAAAATGTTACGCAAGGGTAAActtacacgaaacacagcccttattttaagcgtttctaaaatcccctatgggaaataTGAATGGTgggaaaacgattggaaccatttccctgttgaccgctaggttttatgggtattatgacaactcCATTGTGGGACTCTATGAAAGGTGCTATACAATACAATTTGATCATAATTACTATTAATCAATGGTCCTTACCAGTACTGGGTGGTGGTGATCTGCAGAGTGGACATCTGGCCCAGGATGAGCAGCAGGGTGTGCAGCATCAGGCTAGCTAGGACCGGCAGCGCCAGCAGTCTGGTGTGGGGCCGCTAGGGgcacagctcaatgctgggtccCCCTTTCCCCATAACGATTGCCAGCAGCATCACCAGGAAAGAACAGGAACTGCAGGTCGACCAGGTTAGTCTTCTCCTGAAAGGGGCACACAAAATGGCGGAGAGAGTCAACACGTGCTATAAGAGAGTGAGGGTAAAATACAATTCCAAAGCATTCTTCTGATCCAGGCAAATTGAATGTTAGATATCGACAAGATGTAAGTTAAAACCTGCCATGAGGAAGTATGCACCATAAACCCCTCCAAAACATTGCACACATTATCTGTCATATCTCCTGCCTTTATTTCTTTCCATAGGTAAATAAACTGTAGGCTTGGCTTAGCAACCACTATAGAACTCAGTGTAGAGGATGAGTACAGACAAGAACTTGGATGAGACTATACAAGGCCATGTACTTAAAGAGACTGAACGATGTCACCAGAGAATACCGGTCCTCCATGTGAGACAGGAAGAATCACCCGTGTCAAAAATAATTACAACAGCACATATTTTTTCTATGACTCTATAGTACTCGGTACTGTTGGATGTCAGGTGTCCTTACCGTGTACAGCTGATGTTGTCTGAATTGGAGGTGAAGGGAGTCCACAGAAGCATCGTCCTCAGACAGACACACTTACATCTGCGGCCCTCAAGGCTCCGCAATCATTGACCCCGTCTCCCCATATGCCCACACTGTAGCTACACAGGGAGGAAGATGGTGAATGGGTGAGACCTTAGGCCtgtacccttttcacactactgagctgtGCCAAAGTGAACTGAGCCAATCAGTGGAAGAATCTGCCCTGCGTCTGTCCTTTCATGTACCTCCATTTGCTACAGAGttcctttgtctttctctttttcCCTACTTTCAATCAATGTCATTCTAGTCCCGTCTCCTCCTCTGGGGCCTAATTTATAAACCGTGCGTACATACAAAACATACCCCAAAACATGCGTGTGCCAGTTTTCACACAAAATTTGCCTTTATAAAAACTCAATTTGAGGTTAGAATGTGCACACCATCCCGCAAACTTTAGACCATGCGTATCTTTAGACAGTTTCTAGTGCTTGAAGTATTGCAAGCAGGCAAGTAGCCTAGTATTTTGTGCAACAAATGGGGGATAAGATGGACAAGTTTGTTCATAACAAATTGATAAGATTAAATTGTTTGCCGTTAGTGAGAAGAGAGAACAGCAATTTTGTTTCTTTGCATTATAGAATAATTATAAATAGGCATCCATTTCCTAGGTTATATTAGAatcattgcagaataaattcctcaccttttctgtGATGGTTTTATACTCACGAGGTAGCCTATAGACCCGCAACAAGTTAGGATACCATTCTTCCTGTCTTTTGTTTAATTGGACCCACTTCACAGTAGTAAATAGATAAGCTATTTCAAGTATTTGTCAATGCCATCCGATCCAGAGCACAGTTTATTAACAGTAGAACAGACAATGTTTGGGCTACAAAGACAGAGAGATGCTATTCATACCAGTGACCATGACGGTATGAAGATGTGCCAATATGAGGGTAGTTATGACCTGACCAGATTGTTCATTACCAGCAGACCGCAGGGACTGCATGTCTATCTCTACCTCCCCCCTGTGGACACAAACACATCTCCATCAACACCTAGTAAATGTGATAGTTCACAATCGGCGCTACAGGCAGAGGTTTAGAAGAGATCATGGAGGACTTGGGTAGTAGCTAGGAGGGACATAAAGAACATAAAATGTTGTTCGATGGTGCTCAAGTCAGTCTGCCCATCCAGAGGTTTGTAACCAAAAGGTagcaccctgaagccttcactTGCTAAAGTATGCAGGGTGTTTGAGAATTGTGTTGGCACTGCAAGACATGGTTTAAAAGAAAGACAATAGAGCTAAACAATAATCAAAGAAGACGAGCTTAAAAACACCTCACAAAATTCATTTGAACAAGTGTTAATGCTAATCTTATAGCAACTTATTCTTTCTGTGAAATATCTATAACTTCAtggctctctttatctctcctctctctttgtctttctctcataCTGCTGTCTTTCAGGCAGAGCCTGGCCATCATCTCGGGGCCTCTTTGAGAAAGGCGAGGGATGGCTGTCCCCCGGGGGCCACTGTCACCTCCGCTGGAGGGTTGAGAAGGGAAACAGCGCAAGAGGGCCCATAGCCTCATGAATGGATTGATAGAACATGACAGAAGAAAAACATGGTTAAACTTCTCTTGAATCCTTCATCATAACAGTGTTATAAAGATGTCATAAACAGGCATGACAACTGGAAGTCAGTTTATAACAACGGCCTTAACCCTTATTTATTTCTTAACTTTTGTTGTTGAACAAACTCTTATTCAAATGCAGGCTATATAGCCCATACTGTATGGGCTTCCGTAGAAATGTGCTTGCCAGTTGTATAGTGACAAGGATTTCTTTGAATTATTAATTCATAATTTATAGCATCTCTGCTATGTTTATGCCATTGGGAACACTTGAACCCCTTTACCCAGATCAGCATTTCTCAGACTCAAttctggggaccccaaggggttcATATTTTG belongs to Salvelinus alpinus chromosome 28, SLU_Salpinus.1, whole genome shotgun sequence and includes:
- the LOC139557370 gene encoding SUZ RNA-binding domain-containing-like → MDRRLEGKLRISQKEKVSSNNTTQSPLKTGIVIQDDSPHAAPPPQIRILKRPSSNGSLGSPQGQNRPAPQVKSLAQREAEYAEARKRILGSASPEESPQEKPNTDRPGHTNSTTPPEDRSNNHAVRQPAGPDGTQGFCQNR